From the Martelella mediterranea DSM 17316 genome, one window contains:
- the surE gene encoding 5'/3'-nucleotidase SurE has translation MRILLTNDDGIHGPGLAVLQSLAAQLSDDVWTVAPETDQSGLAHSLTLSEPLRLRQMGEKKYALRGTPTDCVIMAVREVLPEPPDLILSGINSGANMADDVTYSGTIAAAIEGTMQGVRSIALSQTGNYDDGRRYFPWEVAERHAPALIDKLLTLDLPEGTFLNVNFPCCTPDEVKGVRVTAQGKLESGLSVDKRSDGRGLPYYWLTFRERLSAFADDSDLQAVGENYLSVTPLKLDLTDHAVRDRIKAALG, from the coding sequence ATGCGCATTCTGCTGACCAATGACGATGGCATTCACGGCCCCGGCCTTGCCGTGCTGCAATCCCTTGCCGCCCAGCTTTCCGACGACGTCTGGACGGTGGCGCCGGAGACCGACCAGAGCGGCCTTGCCCATTCGCTGACGCTCTCGGAGCCCTTGCGGCTGCGACAGATGGGCGAGAAGAAATATGCGCTGCGCGGTACGCCGACGGACTGCGTGATCATGGCCGTGCGCGAGGTGCTGCCCGAGCCGCCGGACCTGATCCTCTCCGGCATCAACTCCGGCGCCAATATGGCCGACGACGTCACCTATTCCGGCACGATCGCCGCGGCGATCGAGGGCACGATGCAGGGCGTCCGCTCGATCGCGCTCAGCCAGACCGGCAATTACGACGATGGGAGGCGCTATTTCCCGTGGGAGGTGGCGGAGCGCCATGCCCCGGCGTTGATCGACAAGCTGCTGACGCTCGACCTTCCCGAGGGCACGTTCCTGAACGTCAATTTCCCGTGCTGTACGCCGGACGAGGTCAAGGGTGTCCGGGTGACCGCGCAGGGCAAGCTCGAATCGGGCCTTTCAGTCGACAAGCGGTCCGATGGCCGCGGGCTTCCCTATTACTGGCTGACCTTCCGCGAGCGCCTCAGCGCGTTCGCCGACGACAGCGATCTGCAGGCGGTCGGCGAGAATTATCTCTCGGTCACGCCGCTGAAGCTCGACTTGACCGACCATGCGGTTCGCGACAGGATCAAGGCGGCGCTCGGCTGA
- a CDS encoding protein-L-isoaspartate(D-aspartate) O-methyltransferase, translating to MATKLQEREGFAALVMRLRAGGVTNLDLLSAVEATPRSLFTPSHLSPYAYSGRSVPIECGAFMESADLAIRLIDILKVKPGQRVLEVGTGSGYTAAIMGRIAERVLTVERYRTLADLARRRLSELSLQRVVVRQADGREGMSGEGTFDRILYTVAVPEIPRARVEQLVSNGVIMAPLIREGARPLMVRMTRIGSRFERQDLFEVPYIAAERGLSKAL from the coding sequence GTGGCGACGAAGCTTCAGGAACGGGAAGGGTTTGCGGCGCTTGTCATGCGCCTTCGCGCTGGCGGCGTCACCAATCTTGACCTGTTGTCGGCGGTCGAGGCAACGCCGCGCTCGCTGTTCACGCCCTCGCATCTTTCGCCCTATGCCTATAGCGGCCGATCGGTGCCGATCGAATGCGGGGCGTTCATGGAAAGCGCCGATCTCGCCATCCGCCTGATCGATATCCTCAAGGTGAAGCCCGGCCAGCGCGTGCTCGAAGTCGGCACCGGCTCGGGCTATACCGCCGCGATCATGGGCCGCATCGCCGAGCGGGTGCTGACAGTGGAACGCTATCGCACCCTTGCCGATCTCGCGCGAAGGCGTCTTTCCGAACTTTCGCTGCAAAGGGTTGTCGTGCGCCAGGCCGATGGCCGCGAAGGCATGAGCGGCGAGGGCACTTTCGACCGTATCCTCTATACCGTGGCGGTGCCGGAAATTCCGCGCGCGCGCGTCGAGCAGCTTGTCTCCAACGGCGTCATCATGGCGCCGCTGATCCGTGAGGGCGCGCGGCCGCTGATGGTGCGCATGACGCGGATCGGAAGCCGGTTCGAACGTCAGGACCTGTTCGAGGTTCCCTATATCGCCGCCGAACGCGGACTTTCAAAGGCCCTGTAA